AACGGGAGCGATCCGCGGCGCAGACCAGCTCGACCTCCTGCCCCGGAAAGATACCCAGTGCCGCCATGCGGGCGCAGACCCGGCGATCGCCGCCGATCCGGCAGACCCGGAAACGCCGGCCGCAACCGGCCTGGGTCAACGGCACCTCGCCCTCGCAAAAACGCAGCCGCCGACAAACGCCGGCCTTTTCCGCCGGCTCGTCCTTCCCCCGGCAGCAGCGACTGTTTCTGAACCAGACCCTGGGCATTATCGACCTCGACGATGCAACAAAAGAAAAAGTCAAGTTATACCTGACTATTGAGGTTAGTCTTAGCAAACTCGCGGGCCGCAAGTCAAGAAAATTTTAGCCCCGCGCCCAAATGCGTTTAAAAAAGAAGAATTCTGTAGCTACTCAACCAGTCCGGAAAATCCGGCTGGACAAACAGTTAAACATTATTTTTCTTGACAAAAACCATCGGCAAAGATATTAAACAAAACAAATCGCATATAGTTATTTGCGAAAAAGCACTACCCTGCTTCACGAAAAGCCGCTTTTTGTTTACGTCTCTGCAAAAACCCGGGCGGACGATCCCGATTTCCTCCGAAAATCAGGTCATGACCCCAGGTTTTCCTGAGGTTCGTTTCAGGCAGAAAGCCGGACGCGAAATAAAAAAAAGACGGATGACAAAAAAATCATACTTTTGTCTGATGGTTTTCTTTGTCGAATCAAGTATACTGAAAGCCAGGCAGAGAGAATAAATTTCAGATCATAACCGATCATCAATACTTATGCGCAAGGGAGGTTGTCATGAAAAGGAATGTGTACGGAAAACATGGGCTGGCGGCGTTGCTGTTGAGTCTGGTCCTGCTGCTCGGCGCCGTCCCGGCGCTGGCGGGAACCTATAGTTTCGTGGGAGATCTTTGCGGTTTCAGCGAAAGTTCGCCACTCTCATACAACGGGACGGAATTTTATTATACCGCCAATCAGCAGCTGTATATCAATGGTGTTTACGCCGGCGAGTATGAAAAATTTGAGCGTGATGAGGACAACGACCCATGGAGCCCCACAGAGGGAACCGGATCAAATCTTACGACTACTGGCTTAAGCGGATCTTGGACGACCGACGCCGACATCATGTACTTCATCGTCAAGGGCGGAAGTTGTACCAGCCCGAACGGTTATGTTGAGCTTTACGCCTGGGAAAGTGGAGACATGCGCAGTGGAGATTTCTCGGTAATATCCGGATCTGCCGGCGTCTCCCATGTTTCCCTTTACAATGCCGTTCCCATTCCCGGAGCGCTCTGGCTGCTGGGTTCCGGCATCGGCGCGCTGGTCATCGGTCGGCGACGGACCAGACGGAGTTAAAAAAAACGTGACCTGATCCATGGATCCTTGCGCCTGTCGCAGACTTGAGTAAAAACCCCGCCGGAAACCCGGCGGGTTTTTTTCGTCCGACGCGTCCGAGGAAAGCCCTTAGAAACAGAAACCCGCCGCCGGCGAAACCGGTCCAGCGGTATACAGTTGACTAAAAACACGGTTTTAAAAAGGGTTGCATAAAAGCGCTGTTAATGGTAATTATTCGACCGGCTGCTCGAGTCCTCCAGGCCGGGCAGTCTGAAGAAATATCAACCTTCAAGCCGAAAAACAGGAGAAAGGTATGAAAAAAAGACAGCTATTGCGAATGGGCATGATTGTCGTTCTCGCCCTGGCCTTTGGCCGGCCGGCGGCCGCCAAGGAAAGAATCGTTTTCGGAGGCGGACCGGCGGGCGGGGTCTTTCAGGTGGTGGCCAACGCGGTTCAGGTTTTCGACCCGATCAAGAACGCGCCCGGCTACCGGGTCCAGGCGCAGTCCTCGGCCGGTGATATCGAAAACATCAGAAAAACCGACGCCGGCAAGGTGCACATGGCGGTCGCTTATTCCGGCAGCGTCTGGAACGCCCGGCACGGCAAACTGAAAAACGATACGAGAATCTATGAGAACGTCATGGCCCTGGCCTGGCTTTACGGAGCTCCGGCCCAGCTCGTCGTGCGCCGGGACGCCGGGATCAAAAGCGCCCGGGATCTGGTCGGCAAAAAGGTGGGCGTCGGTCCGGCGG
This region of Pseudomonadota bacterium genomic DNA includes:
- a CDS encoding ferrous iron transport protein A, translating into MPRVWFRNSRCCRGKDEPAEKAGVCRRLRFCEGEVPLTQAGCGRRFRVCRIGGDRRVCARMAALGIFPGQEVELVCAADRSRCLVKLNGATVSLGDGAAENIVVSPG